A genomic segment from Ruficoccus amylovorans encodes:
- a CDS encoding DHH family phosphoesterase, producing the protein MYFPELSERFKQLLAELRGRRVAVLGHLRPDGDCIGSQVALTRVLCSQGIDAIAVNRDDPPRVIQPFVGDTPWALAKDFTPEGYVTMNVDCADPIRVGMLLEGMFPETLANIDHHVSNPSYGRHNFVAPATSATAEVLAGMFFDLGLPVDAVTAQALYVGIATDTGQFRFPTTTGQVFELCARLCACGASPAEVARELFEQEPLAKLKLLRRYLGSLRLYHSGRICIGVLREQDFQETGAEHEDAEGFVDYARDLDGVDIGMLVQEFENQVKGSLRAKTRAYRLDQLAQEFGGGGHAPAAGFNQHRPLEEVCELLLRAAEVHLEKMDRERGTVGA; encoded by the coding sequence ATGTATTTTCCAGAGCTGTCCGAACGTTTCAAGCAACTGCTGGCCGAACTGCGAGGTCGGCGCGTGGCCGTGCTCGGGCATTTGCGTCCGGACGGGGACTGCATCGGCTCGCAGGTGGCACTGACCCGTGTGTTGTGCTCGCAGGGGATCGACGCCATCGCGGTGAACCGTGACGATCCGCCGCGCGTGATCCAGCCCTTTGTCGGCGACACGCCGTGGGCGCTGGCGAAAGATTTTACTCCCGAGGGTTATGTCACGATGAACGTCGATTGTGCCGACCCGATCCGTGTCGGCATGTTGCTGGAGGGGATGTTTCCTGAGACGCTGGCCAATATCGACCACCATGTATCCAATCCCAGCTACGGGCGACACAACTTTGTCGCGCCCGCCACATCAGCCACTGCCGAGGTGCTGGCCGGGATGTTTTTCGACTTGGGGTTGCCCGTCGATGCGGTGACGGCGCAGGCGCTCTACGTGGGCATTGCGACCGATACCGGGCAGTTTCGTTTCCCGACGACGACGGGGCAGGTCTTCGAGTTGTGCGCACGTCTGTGCGCCTGCGGGGCCTCGCCCGCTGAGGTGGCCCGGGAGCTGTTTGAGCAGGAGCCGCTGGCCAAGCTCAAGCTCCTGCGCCGCTACCTCGGCTCGCTGCGTCTCTACCACAGCGGGCGTATTTGCATCGGTGTGCTGCGCGAGCAGGATTTTCAGGAAACCGGGGCCGAGCACGAGGACGCCGAGGGCTTCGTTGATTATGCCCGCGACCTCGACGGGGTGGACATCGGCATGCTGGTGCAGGAGTTTGAAAATCAGGTCAAAGGCAGCCTGCGGGCAAAGACGAGAGCCTACCGCCTGGACCAGCTCGCACAGGAGTTCGGCGGCGGCGGACATGCCCCGGCGGCGGGCTTTAACCAGCACCGCCCGCTGGAAGAAGTTTGCGAGCTGTTGCTCAGGGCGGCCGAGGTGCATCTGGAGAAAATGGACCGGGAGCGCGGTACTGTCGGTGCGTAA
- a CDS encoding FUSC family protein, producing MAVLESIAASTGAVTGRWHWPKLNKLRWLTAFKASLASVIAIGIAMGLGWENPYWAGISVLVATLPYIGASLEKGIMRLIGTLFAGAVSYLICGAFPQNQFGYAAMLFGILVFTGYMGTGKFYPYAFFLSGITLSIINAQVFNNLDQLWPVVFFRVSEISLGVIVALTVNSLLWPQSASREMGRQMSTTLKDCIRLFDHSTASYSGYGEKLPDSGKLSEKLSGDFPKLRALLPQAMLDSSRFSNHRTSIQGALQFMESTFVSVVTTLHSTQGDFPRHYQENLSTELRAYTDALRAELCALANFFASPAPLPPAVAPDAHAALQTHLEALRASDTPLRYELSDTTAFMAYYANLAEIERVVMLLRKAAVAILQPGRERREVKERVRRNQARWRPDPMRLKHGIKVGVAVLGTLYLWQWTQCPGGVPGVITASILIQKTVVASNQKSMLRLGGCLLGGTAAAFFLLTVTPHLETFEELAPVLFLCFMVFTLINYGPARYSYAGFQAFLAFLLMTSVSNKQDISLEPGIERLLGILLGFMVCAIVLRLIWPVIPEHQLRSTLKTFFKDCRNYLDLYTPQVLRGEAPIAVVGSLETRLVDLPGACQEWVSQIGLHKSDEPQRGKYRQLSLCLQGFRFRLQALERAIRRPMAPVLAERMAPTLIELNQRLQETLDEFERTFENGQASTTYPDLDTPVSQLTHELTAMLRKEHLNRSIAAGDVAVFLALVRRYTDLTTEARNCREMIKALDLSIMERSPFF from the coding sequence ATGGCCGTTCTTGAATCCATAGCCGCAAGCACAGGCGCCGTCACCGGGCGCTGGCACTGGCCGAAACTGAATAAACTGCGCTGGCTGACGGCGTTCAAGGCGTCGCTGGCCTCGGTCATCGCCATCGGGATCGCGATGGGCCTGGGCTGGGAAAATCCCTACTGGGCGGGTATCTCCGTGCTCGTGGCCACCCTGCCCTACATCGGGGCTTCGCTGGAAAAGGGCATCATGCGGCTCATCGGCACGCTGTTCGCCGGAGCCGTTTCGTACCTGATCTGCGGCGCGTTTCCGCAGAACCAGTTCGGATACGCCGCCATGCTTTTCGGGATATTGGTTTTCACCGGCTACATGGGCACGGGCAAATTTTACCCCTATGCGTTTTTCCTCAGCGGGATCACCCTGTCCATTATCAACGCCCAGGTCTTCAACAATCTGGACCAACTCTGGCCGGTAGTCTTTTTCCGGGTGTCGGAAATCAGCCTCGGAGTCATCGTCGCGCTCACCGTCAACTCCCTGCTGTGGCCCCAGAGCGCCAGCCGTGAAATGGGCCGTCAGATGTCCACTACGCTCAAGGACTGCATACGGCTCTTTGACCACTCGACCGCCTCCTACAGCGGCTACGGCGAAAAGCTCCCCGACTCCGGCAAGCTGAGCGAAAAGCTCAGCGGCGACTTCCCCAAGCTGCGCGCCCTGCTCCCGCAGGCCATGCTCGACTCCAGCCGCTTTTCCAACCACCGCACGAGTATTCAGGGGGCCTTGCAGTTCATGGAGAGCACGTTCGTCTCCGTGGTAACGACCCTGCACTCGACGCAGGGCGACTTTCCCCGGCACTACCAGGAAAACCTCAGCACCGAGCTGCGCGCCTACACCGACGCACTCCGGGCCGAACTGTGCGCGCTGGCGAACTTTTTCGCCTCCCCCGCCCCGCTGCCTCCGGCAGTCGCCCCGGACGCCCACGCCGCGCTCCAGACGCACCTCGAAGCGCTTCGCGCCAGCGACACGCCGCTGCGCTATGAGCTCAGCGACACCACCGCCTTCATGGCCTACTATGCCAACCTGGCCGAAATCGAGCGCGTGGTCATGCTCTTGCGCAAGGCCGCCGTGGCCATCCTCCAGCCCGGCCGCGAACGGCGCGAAGTCAAGGAACGCGTCCGGCGAAATCAGGCGCGCTGGAGGCCGGACCCGATGCGCCTCAAGCACGGGATCAAGGTCGGCGTGGCCGTGCTGGGCACGCTCTACCTATGGCAGTGGACACAGTGTCCTGGCGGCGTACCGGGCGTTATCACGGCCTCAATCCTAATCCAGAAAACCGTCGTCGCCAGCAATCAGAAATCCATGCTCCGGCTGGGCGGCTGCCTGCTCGGAGGCACGGCGGCGGCGTTCTTCCTGCTCACCGTCACCCCGCACCTGGAAACCTTCGAGGAGCTGGCCCCCGTTCTGTTCCTGTGCTTCATGGTCTTCACCCTGATCAACTACGGTCCGGCCCGCTACTCCTACGCCGGGTTCCAGGCTTTTCTCGCCTTTTTGCTGATGACCTCAGTCTCCAACAAGCAGGACATCTCGCTGGAACCCGGCATCGAGCGACTGCTGGGCATTTTGCTCGGCTTCATGGTCTGTGCCATCGTCCTGCGCCTGATCTGGCCCGTCATCCCTGAGCACCAGTTGCGCTCGACTCTGAAAACCTTTTTCAAGGACTGCCGCAACTACCTCGACCTCTACACGCCGCAAGTGCTGCGGGGCGAGGCCCCCATCGCCGTCGTCGGTTCGCTGGAGACGCGTCTCGTCGATCTGCCCGGCGCCTGCCAGGAATGGGTCAGCCAGATCGGGCTCCACAAGTCCGATGAACCCCAACGCGGTAAATACCGGCAGCTTTCCCTGTGTCTGCAAGGGTTTCGCTTCCGCCTGCAGGCGCTGGAACGCGCCATCCGCCGCCCGATGGCCCCTGTTCTGGCCGAGCGCATGGCACCCACCCTGATCGAGCTCAACCAGCGCCTGCAGGAGACACTTGACGAGTTCGAGCGGACTTTCGAGAACGGCCAGGCCTCCACCACGTATCCGGACCTGGATACACCGGTAAGCCAGCTCACGCATGAGCTGACAGCCATGCTCCGCAAGGAGCACCTGAACCGCTCCATCGCCGCCGGCGATGTGGCCGTATTTCTCGCGCTCGTGCGCCGCTACACCGACTTGACCACCGAGGCCCGCAACTGCCGGGAAATGATCAAAGCGCTCGACCTCTCCATCATGGAACGCAGCCCGTTCTTTTGA
- a CDS encoding DUF1656 domain-containing protein, whose protein sequence is MIMDLVERLSSVVPPQWRLPAEIDFLGFYLTPIFVVLPLGILLAGVTVWLVDRARLTRFIWHPPLFLFSLAIIYGVTLSLLFMPA, encoded by the coding sequence ATGATTATGGATTTGGTGGAGCGTCTGTCCAGTGTCGTGCCGCCGCAGTGGCGGTTGCCGGCGGAGATCGACTTTTTGGGCTTTTACCTGACACCCATCTTCGTCGTCCTCCCGCTGGGAATTCTTCTGGCCGGGGTGACCGTCTGGCTCGTTGACCGTGCCCGGCTGACGCGTTTTATCTGGCATCCGCCGCTGTTCCTGTTTTCGCTTGCCATCATCTACGGGGTGACGCTGTCCCTGCTCTTTATGCCAGCCTGA
- a CDS encoding efflux RND transporter periplasmic adaptor subunit encodes MLKKIIKVVVTLCAVALAGILAWAYWHQYLLNPWTRDGQVQAYVVGVAARVSGPMIDVPVQDNQFVKRGDLLFVIDPTDYQQDVDGARAALNKAETSAELLKLEIERRTPLLAQQLISVEDYQILQAKYAEALADIEVAVASLQLSELNLSYTRVYAPVDGYVTNLVVTTGTYVTKGQPLMALVDANDFWVTGYFRETDLKGVRPGKRAEVRFMGHYDEPLDGVVQSVGWGIFRADGAEGQNLLPVVAPTVDWVRLAQRFPVRVHLLNPPADLPLRVGTTASVLILPDAVEYAQIPDNTPTLTDGRGDPVAVPEYARRIVSLAPSTTELVYALGAGDRLIADTEFCRYPVQALALPKVQGFDSPNAEALLELNPDLVLVSDITRPDTVKRLRDLGLCVFVLPSKGLDGLVRDIELLGNVLDRDEQAADLLASFELLRASLAMRFAGLPEEERPRVFLSYGALETYTAGPGTFPDQLIREAGGRNIAAGVKGEWVELSQETLVESDPQVILLPGDISQPVEQAGELLLARYRADPVWSKLDAVRTGRIFIIDNTLFNIPGPRLTVALEALADTFHPASPEAEEESGSPSPASAEPAEAPTAAEGISPEVFAQPGDPDQDPSGIFTAPASEADLLTPAPAGVDKAP; translated from the coding sequence ATGCTCAAGAAGATTATCAAAGTCGTTGTGACGCTCTGCGCCGTGGCCCTGGCCGGTATCCTCGCCTGGGCCTACTGGCATCAGTACCTGCTCAACCCCTGGACCCGCGATGGTCAGGTGCAGGCCTATGTGGTCGGCGTGGCCGCCCGCGTGAGCGGCCCGATGATCGACGTGCCGGTGCAGGATAACCAGTTTGTCAAGCGCGGGGACCTGCTCTTTGTCATCGACCCGACCGACTATCAGCAGGATGTGGACGGAGCCCGCGCCGCGCTCAACAAGGCCGAAACCTCCGCCGAGCTACTGAAGCTCGAGATCGAGCGTCGGACTCCGCTGTTGGCCCAGCAATTGATTTCGGTCGAGGATTACCAGATACTCCAGGCCAAGTACGCCGAGGCGCTGGCCGACATCGAGGTGGCCGTGGCCTCTCTGCAACTGTCTGAGCTGAACCTCAGTTACACACGGGTCTATGCCCCGGTAGATGGCTACGTGACGAACCTCGTGGTCACGACCGGCACCTACGTGACCAAGGGCCAGCCGCTCATGGCGCTGGTCGATGCGAACGATTTTTGGGTCACAGGCTATTTCCGCGAAACCGACCTCAAGGGCGTGCGCCCCGGCAAGCGTGCAGAAGTGCGCTTCATGGGCCACTACGACGAGCCGCTCGACGGCGTGGTTCAGAGCGTGGGGTGGGGGATATTCCGCGCCGACGGGGCCGAGGGGCAGAATCTTTTACCGGTCGTCGCGCCAACGGTGGACTGGGTCCGGCTGGCCCAGCGCTTCCCGGTGCGGGTGCACCTGCTCAATCCCCCGGCGGACCTGCCGCTGCGTGTTGGGACGACGGCCTCCGTGCTCATCCTGCCGGACGCGGTGGAGTACGCGCAGATTCCGGACAACACTCCGACGTTGACCGACGGGCGCGGGGACCCTGTCGCCGTGCCGGAGTATGCGCGGCGTATCGTCAGTCTGGCCCCGAGCACCACCGAGCTTGTTTACGCGCTGGGCGCGGGGGACCGCTTGATCGCGGACACGGAATTTTGTCGCTACCCGGTGCAGGCCCTGGCCTTACCCAAGGTGCAGGGGTTTGACTCGCCCAATGCCGAGGCCCTGCTTGAACTGAACCCCGACCTGGTTCTGGTCTCGGACATCACCCGTCCGGACACGGTGAAGCGTCTGCGCGACCTGGGGCTGTGTGTCTTTGTCCTGCCTTCCAAGGGCCTCGACGGGTTGGTTCGCGACATCGAATTGCTGGGCAACGTCCTCGACCGCGATGAGCAGGCGGCGGACCTGCTGGCCTCCTTTGAGCTGCTTCGCGCCAGCCTGGCCATGCGCTTCGCGGGGCTTCCCGAGGAGGAGCGGCCCCGGGTTTTTCTCTCGTATGGAGCGCTGGAAACCTACACTGCCGGGCCGGGGACGTTCCCGGACCAGTTGATCCGTGAGGCCGGAGGGCGCAACATCGCGGCGGGCGTCAAGGGCGAGTGGGTGGAGCTTTCGCAGGAGACACTGGTCGAGAGCGACCCGCAGGTTATTCTGTTGCCGGGCGATATTTCGCAACCGGTCGAGCAGGCCGGAGAGCTGCTGCTCGCGCGTTACCGGGCGGACCCGGTCTGGAGCAAGCTCGATGCCGTGCGTACGGGGAGGATTTTTATTATTGATAATACCCTGTTCAACATCCCCGGACCGCGCCTGACCGTGGCGCTGGAGGCGTTGGCCGATACGTTTCATCCCGCCTCGCCGGAGGCGGAAGAAGAAAGCGGCAGCCCGTCACCGGCCAGTGCAGAACCCGCCGAAGCCCCCACCGCCGCCGAGGGGATTAGCCCGGAAGTGTTCGCGCAACCGGGCGATCCGGATCAGGACCCGTCTGGCATCTTTACTGCGCCCGCCTCGGAGGCGGACCTGCTGACTCCTGCCCCGGCTGGCGTGGACAAGGCTCCGTGA
- a CDS encoding (Fe-S)-binding protein: MTNPQRTVPAPKKVQLMATCLCDAFFDDVAVATVQVLEYLGVEVGFPADQTCCGQPAFNAGDWKASRKVVRHVVDTFKGEDPVVVPSGSCAAMLFHGALLEFENEPDLSEVKQLANRSWELLDYIVNGLGVREWPGSFPHRVSFHRSCHLRGTCSGPAAMNLMKSIDGLELATFGEAEQCCGFGGAFSVSHPNISARMGELKLEHIIAANPEYLVAADMGCLLHLGGIVDKSGIELPRLHVAQVLRDALVSANLLPAA, encoded by the coding sequence GTGACTAACCCCCAACGCACTGTTCCCGCTCCGAAAAAAGTCCAACTCATGGCCACCTGCCTGTGCGACGCGTTTTTTGACGACGTTGCCGTGGCCACCGTCCAGGTGCTGGAGTACCTGGGGGTCGAGGTTGGCTTCCCGGCTGACCAGACCTGTTGCGGCCAGCCCGCTTTCAATGCCGGAGACTGGAAAGCCTCGCGCAAGGTCGTCCGCCACGTCGTGGATACCTTCAAGGGCGAGGACCCGGTCGTGGTGCCATCCGGCTCCTGCGCGGCCATGCTCTTTCACGGTGCGCTGCTGGAGTTTGAAAATGAGCCCGACCTGTCCGAGGTCAAGCAACTGGCCAACCGCTCCTGGGAACTGCTCGACTACATCGTCAACGGCCTGGGCGTGAGGGAGTGGCCCGGCTCGTTTCCACACCGGGTGTCCTTTCACCGTTCCTGCCACCTGCGCGGGACGTGCAGCGGCCCCGCCGCCATGAATCTGATGAAGTCCATCGACGGCCTGGAGTTGGCTACCTTTGGCGAGGCCGAGCAGTGCTGCGGCTTCGGCGGGGCGTTCTCGGTCAGCCACCCGAATATTTCGGCCCGTATGGGCGAGCTGAAGCTTGAGCACATCATCGCCGCGAACCCCGAGTACCTCGTCGCAGCCGACATGGGTTGCCTGCTCCATCTCGGGGGCATTGTGGACAAGTCCGGGATCGAGCTTCCGCGGCTGCACGTGGCGCAGGTGCTGCGCGACGCCCTTGTCTCCGCCAACCTTTTACCCGCCGCCTGA
- a CDS encoding GNAT family N-acetyltransferase, whose translation MDTMVDIRRLRMEELPRVEELARRIWPECFGGLLSSEQIAAMLDAIYAREVLERDGREKGHCFWLAQVDGADSGFVAAYREAETLWIRKLYVLERCRGLGIGKKLIAAARAHFCEVRSLALNVNVANEKAIAFYRSQGFVAAERVSVTMGPYEFEDFVMRREIADK comes from the coding sequence ATGGATACGATGGTGGATATCCGACGTCTGCGCATGGAGGAGCTTCCACGGGTGGAAGAGTTGGCCCGTCGCATCTGGCCGGAGTGCTTTGGCGGACTCCTGAGTTCGGAGCAGATTGCCGCCATGCTGGATGCTATCTATGCCCGCGAGGTTTTGGAGCGTGACGGGCGGGAAAAGGGGCACTGTTTCTGGCTGGCGCAGGTGGACGGGGCCGACTCCGGCTTTGTCGCGGCCTACAGGGAGGCGGAGACGCTCTGGATTCGCAAGCTGTACGTGCTGGAGCGTTGCCGTGGGCTCGGGATCGGAAAAAAACTCATTGCGGCGGCACGAGCGCATTTCTGCGAAGTACGTTCGCTGGCTCTGAATGTCAATGTGGCCAACGAAAAGGCGATTGCGTTTTATCGTTCGCAGGGCTTTGTCGCTGCTGAGCGTGTATCGGTTACGATGGGGCCGTACGAGTTCGAGGATTTTGTCATGCGCCGCGAAATAGCTGATAAATGA
- the ribF gene encoding riboflavin biosynthesis protein RibF, which translates to MAYASLDNLKLPDRPLHLAIGMFDGVHLGHQSVIEAAVNSAASRGGLSGVLTFWPHPSRLFRPEGEATRLFMPLNQKEASLVAMGVDCVITQPFTPEFAAITAEDFPGTLKQKLPTLTAIYVGENFRYGKGRKGTIETLIKTCRGLGLHVFSAERLRVDGEPISSTRIRACLEAGEMAQANALLGYPYTSTGRVIPGRQLGRTLGFPTLNLPWEPELRPRYGVYAVRARESVSEKWIPGVANYGQRPTVEREPAAPLLEVHLLEPVKWSAGTALEVQWMHFLRPEMKFSGLDELKARIAQDRDEAAAYFRRPSGG; encoded by the coding sequence ATGGCCTACGCTTCGCTCGACAACCTGAAGCTGCCGGATCGCCCGCTGCATCTGGCCATCGGGATGTTTGACGGCGTGCACCTCGGGCACCAGTCGGTCATCGAGGCCGCGGTGAACTCGGCGGCGAGCAGAGGCGGGCTTTCGGGCGTGTTGACCTTCTGGCCGCACCCGAGCCGGCTCTTTCGCCCCGAGGGCGAGGCGACCCGGCTTTTCATGCCGTTGAACCAGAAGGAGGCCAGCCTTGTCGCGATGGGGGTGGATTGCGTGATCACGCAGCCCTTCACCCCGGAATTCGCCGCCATCACGGCGGAAGATTTTCCCGGCACCCTCAAGCAGAAGTTGCCGACCCTGACCGCCATCTACGTGGGGGAGAATTTCCGCTACGGCAAAGGGCGCAAAGGGACCATCGAGACCTTGATAAAGACCTGCCGCGGGCTGGGGCTGCATGTTTTCAGCGCCGAGCGTCTGAGGGTGGATGGCGAGCCGATCTCCAGCACCCGCATACGCGCCTGTCTGGAAGCGGGCGAAATGGCGCAGGCCAACGCCCTGCTCGGCTACCCCTACACCAGCACGGGGCGGGTCATTCCGGGGCGGCAACTGGGCAGGACGCTGGGCTTTCCCACACTGAACCTGCCCTGGGAGCCGGAGTTGCGGCCCCGCTACGGGGTGTACGCGGTGCGCGCCCGTGAAAGCGTATCCGAAAAATGGATACCGGGCGTGGCCAATTACGGTCAGCGCCCGACGGTCGAGCGCGAGCCCGCCGCGCCTCTGTTGGAAGTTCACCTGCTGGAGCCGGTCAAGTGGAGCGCCGGGACGGCCCTGGAGGTACAGTGGATGCACTTCCTGCGTCCGGAAATGAAGTTCTCCGGCCTCGACGAGCTCAAGGCCCGCATCGCGCAGGACCGTGACGAGGCTGCCGCTTATTTCCGGCGTCCGTCGGGTGGCTGA
- the truB gene encoding tRNA pseudouridine(55) synthase TruB produces MTPTNQNEFEGVLLVDKPSGPTSHDVVDRLRRKLKMKRIGHAGTLDPNATGLLIMLVGRATKVSQYLMSLDKAYEGTIRLGEETNTYDSDGEITETRPLPEGLDAAAIDEVLQSFVGDQYQTPPMFSAKKVDGVPLYKLARKGKEVEREPRFIRISEIELLDYTEPCAEIGMACSKGTYVRTLAHDVGQKLGCGAHLSELRRIAVGHFHIDDAVTLEELEEMSLSAFRRRLIPIYQAVPSHVL; encoded by the coding sequence ATGACACCGACGAATCAGAACGAATTTGAAGGCGTGCTGCTGGTGGATAAGCCCAGTGGCCCCACCTCGCACGACGTGGTTGACCGTCTGCGCCGCAAGCTGAAAATGAAGCGCATCGGCCATGCCGGTACGCTCGACCCGAACGCGACCGGGCTGCTCATCATGCTGGTGGGCCGCGCGACGAAGGTTTCCCAGTACCTGATGTCCCTGGACAAGGCCTACGAGGGCACGATCCGGCTGGGCGAGGAGACCAACACCTACGACAGCGACGGCGAAATCACCGAGACCCGCCCGTTGCCCGAAGGGCTAGACGCGGCTGCCATCGACGAGGTGCTCCAGTCCTTTGTCGGCGACCAGTACCAGACGCCTCCGATGTTTTCCGCCAAGAAGGTGGACGGCGTGCCCCTCTACAAGCTCGCCCGCAAGGGCAAGGAAGTGGAACGAGAGCCGCGCTTCATCCGCATTTCCGAGATCGAGCTGCTCGACTACACCGAGCCTTGCGCCGAGATCGGCATGGCCTGCTCAAAGGGCACCTACGTGCGCACACTGGCGCACGATGTCGGCCAAAAGCTCGGCTGCGGGGCGCACTTGTCCGAACTGCGCCGCATCGCCGTGGGGCACTTCCACATCGACGATGCCGTCACGTTGGAAGAGCTGGAGGAAATGAGCCTGTCGGCCTTTCGCCGCCGCCTGATCCCCATTTACCAGGCCGTTCCCAGCCACGTGCTGTGA